One Peribacillus simplex NBRC 15720 = DSM 1321 genomic region harbors:
- a CDS encoding 2Fe-2S iron-sulfur cluster-binding protein, whose amino-acid sequence MHIKIDGADATLDGKQTVLQMLNANGCSIEVPNVCYHPGLGPIETCDTCLVSVNGELNRYSCT is encoded by the coding sequence GTGCATATAAAAATTGATGGTGCTGACGCCACACTGGACGGTAAACAAACAGTATTACAAATGCTAAATGCTAACGGATGTTCGATTGAAGTTCCGAATGTTTGTTACCATCCTGGCCTAGGTCCTATTGAAACATGTGATACATGTCTGGTGAGTGTAAATGGAGAACTTAATAGATACAGTTGTACCTGA
- a CDS encoding spore germination protein: MRIGRSLKRSKEKSTTNHIQVNTLSAVVNENLVRLMNELGHSSDLSVRMIESLHQKSVQAAVIHLDGLADANIINENIVDPLIQWFKENNQILTEIEEQASHILTVSQLTVKESWQEFISAVLTGDTVVLLNGSTKAFIASTKCQPSRAITEPTSQTVIRGPKDSFTENLRTNTSLIRARIQNPDVRLESLKVGSVTQTDIGIMYIQGIADESIVKEVKERVRGIDIDGVLESNYIEELIRDDSATIFPLLLNTERPDAVVGNLLEGRIAIIIQGTPFVLIVPAVFSQFFQSPEDYYQNQYTSSFIRLLRFGAFFLSMYASAIYLALITHHQGLIPTTLIVSLMAQRENVPFPAIVEILVMEMAFEVLREAGIRMPRAIGPAVSIVGALILGQAAVEAGFVGASVVIIVAISAISSFTLPNTSLVNVTRGIRFMLIFISAFIGLYGILLFTLCIWLHMSSLRSFGVPYFAPFAPFRFKEQKDGFFRFPLPSLLKKTSRK, translated from the coding sequence GTGCGAATAGGACGTTCTCTTAAAAGGTCTAAAGAAAAATCTACAACAAATCATATACAAGTAAATACCTTATCTGCCGTGGTGAACGAAAATCTTGTGAGATTAATGAATGAGCTCGGGCACAGTTCAGATTTGTCTGTTCGTATGATTGAATCTCTACACCAAAAATCGGTACAAGCAGCTGTAATCCACCTTGACGGATTGGCTGATGCTAACATCATTAATGAAAACATAGTGGACCCATTAATCCAGTGGTTTAAAGAAAATAATCAAATATTGACAGAGATAGAAGAACAAGCTAGCCATATTTTAACGGTATCTCAATTAACCGTTAAAGAAAGTTGGCAGGAATTCATATCAGCGGTTTTGACAGGAGATACGGTTGTATTGTTGAATGGCAGTACAAAAGCATTCATCGCCAGTACGAAATGTCAGCCATCCCGTGCAATAACTGAGCCAACAAGCCAAACGGTCATTAGAGGACCAAAAGATAGTTTTACTGAGAATTTAAGAACCAATACATCACTAATACGTGCTAGGATTCAAAACCCTGATGTGCGCTTAGAGAGTTTGAAAGTCGGAAGCGTCACTCAAACGGATATTGGAATCATGTACATTCAGGGAATCGCGGATGAGAGTATTGTGAAGGAAGTCAAAGAACGAGTAAGGGGCATTGATATTGATGGGGTTCTTGAATCGAATTACATTGAAGAATTAATCCGAGATGATTCAGCGACCATTTTCCCCCTTCTTTTGAATACTGAACGACCAGATGCGGTAGTCGGTAATTTATTGGAAGGGCGAATCGCCATCATTATACAAGGAACACCTTTTGTTTTAATCGTCCCAGCAGTTTTCTCTCAATTTTTTCAATCTCCGGAAGACTATTATCAAAATCAATATACTAGTTCCTTTATAAGGTTGTTAAGATTCGGTGCCTTTTTTCTTTCGATGTATGCATCCGCTATCTATTTGGCCCTAATTACTCATCACCAGGGGCTTATCCCTACAACTTTAATCGTCAGTTTAATGGCTCAAAGGGAAAATGTTCCTTTTCCAGCAATTGTCGAAATACTCGTAATGGAAATGGCCTTCGAGGTTTTACGGGAGGCAGGAATTCGGATGCCAAGAGCGATCGGTCCAGCCGTATCAATTGTAGGAGCACTTATTTTAGGGCAGGCAGCTGTTGAAGCCGGATTTGTGGGAGCGTCAGTCGTTATCATAGTAGCCATTTCTGCAATCAGCAGTTTTACACTGCCGAATACCAGTCTAGTTAATGTGACTCGCGGAATTCGATTTATGTTGATTTTTATTTCAGCATTCATAGGCTTATATGGCATATTGCTTTTCACTTTATGTATCTGGCTTCATATGAGCAGCCTGAGGTCTTTTGGTGTACCATATTTTGCACCATTCGCTCCATTTCGTTTCAAGGAGCAAAAAGATGGTTTTTTTCGATTCCCACTACCATCACTATTGAAAAAAACATCAAGAAAATAA
- a CDS encoding Ger(x)C family spore germination protein yields the protein MKSNISFLWIAICLLISGCSNYRELNELGVIIGMGIDHNDDPDNPYKVTYQVINPSGLSQTSTSGGKGLAVINYTVTAKTLVEAYSKASAIIPRENNFSHLSLIIIGEELARNGLDLLFDAVDRGKNQRVSVPIFIARGKSAEYLLGVIEPLEMTPGKNIISTTKSEQSDYGSTNEVLLYETISALMSEGKDVSLPGISIRNDSKEAKQISNFETTAPAYIEAKGLALFRKGKMVRWLDGETARGVQFVTSDIKRTDVVIPCSEKGIVTITAIRVKSKMKTKIHHEKPVIHTNLNVMGEMMQTSCDLDMSDPKLLSEFERKLENELKKQIKRTISITQKEKSDVFGFGDALSRTNPDYWLLHKKNWDNLFSDAEISMKVNVDIINSGMRMEPYKSK from the coding sequence ATGAAAAGTAATATTTCATTTTTATGGATAGCCATTTGCTTATTGATTTCAGGGTGTTCAAATTATCGGGAATTAAACGAGCTTGGGGTCATAATAGGAATGGGAATCGACCATAACGACGATCCAGACAACCCATACAAAGTAACCTATCAAGTCATTAATCCAAGCGGGCTTTCCCAAACCAGTACTTCCGGAGGTAAAGGACTTGCAGTCATAAACTATACGGTAACGGCAAAAACACTAGTTGAGGCTTATTCAAAGGCATCAGCCATTATTCCTAGAGAAAACAATTTTTCACACCTTTCGCTCATTATTATCGGGGAAGAGTTAGCACGAAATGGTCTTGATTTATTATTTGATGCTGTCGATAGAGGCAAAAATCAAAGGGTAAGTGTCCCGATCTTTATTGCTCGCGGAAAGTCTGCTGAGTATTTGCTTGGTGTAATTGAACCACTTGAAATGACTCCAGGTAAAAATATCATTAGCACAACTAAAAGTGAGCAAAGCGACTATGGATCCACTAATGAAGTGTTATTATATGAAACCATTTCAGCACTTATGAGTGAAGGGAAGGATGTATCACTTCCTGGAATCAGTATAAGGAATGATTCAAAAGAGGCAAAGCAAATAAGTAATTTTGAGACGACTGCCCCAGCTTATATAGAGGCAAAAGGATTAGCCCTATTTAGAAAAGGAAAAATGGTGAGATGGCTTGATGGAGAAACGGCCAGAGGTGTTCAGTTTGTCACATCGGATATAAAAAGGACAGATGTTGTGATACCTTGCAGTGAGAAGGGAATTGTCACGATCACGGCAATCAGAGTAAAAAGCAAAATGAAAACCAAAATCCACCATGAAAAACCAGTCATACATACAAATTTGAATGTAATGGGAGAAATGATGCAAACATCATGTGACCTGGATATGAGCGATCCGAAGTTGTTAAGTGAGTTTGAAAGAAAATTGGAAAATGAACTAAAAAAGCAAATAAAAAGGACGATTAGCATCACTCAAAAAGAAAAGTCGGACGTTTTTGGTTTTGGTGATGCCTTGTCTCGAACAAACCCGGATTATTGGCTTCTGCATAAAAAAAATTGGGATAACCTATTTTCAGATGCGGAAATATCTATGAAGGTAAACGTTGACATTATTAATTCCGGAATGCGAATGGAACCTTATAAGTCGAAATAA
- a CDS encoding GerAB/ArcD/ProY family transporter has translation MPKLKIDGFQLFCMMVIFMFGSNLLLDIGKGAKQDVWIVNLLSTLFGCLLYFVYISLFKKYPDLPMTGYARKIWGKYFGGLFSFCYIIYFVYLAARVLRDFEELLISSTYRRTSIITLGICMILVLIYGVHLGIEAFARVTCICFAIIIVGLLIMNIMFVLGGYTKLENLQPVLGNGWGKVWKELIPTGITVPFGELITFTMILPYLNKKNSAVKVGLLAIIIGGVTLTLNSIIFLSVLGPDAVLRSNFPALTAVSYINIADFIERLDSFILVLMIILGFIKISIFFFCAIIGAADLFQMKSSPVFIYLVGGVIFFSSLMIAPSYQAHIDEGLTVVPYLLHLPLLIGIPILLLVTAYIKQKMKPAVS, from the coding sequence TTGCCTAAATTAAAAATTGATGGATTTCAGTTATTTTGTATGATGGTCATTTTTATGTTTGGCAGTAATTTACTGCTTGATATAGGAAAGGGGGCCAAGCAGGATGTCTGGATTGTGAATCTCTTATCAACTCTTTTTGGTTGTTTACTGTATTTCGTGTATATTTCATTATTTAAAAAATACCCTGACTTACCGATGACCGGTTATGCCCGGAAAATTTGGGGTAAATATTTTGGCGGTTTATTCAGTTTTTGCTATATCATCTATTTTGTTTATCTTGCTGCAAGAGTGTTACGGGATTTTGAAGAATTATTAATTAGCTCCACATATAGACGTACTTCCATTATAACGCTGGGGATATGCATGATACTGGTTTTAATTTATGGAGTTCACTTAGGTATAGAAGCATTTGCACGAGTTACATGCATATGCTTCGCCATTATTATCGTGGGCCTTTTGATTATGAACATTATGTTTGTACTAGGAGGATATACAAAATTGGAAAACCTTCAGCCTGTTTTAGGCAACGGATGGGGAAAGGTATGGAAAGAGTTGATTCCTACTGGTATCACCGTACCTTTTGGAGAATTGATTACGTTTACGATGATTCTTCCGTATTTGAATAAAAAGAATTCTGCTGTGAAAGTTGGCCTCTTGGCGATAATTATAGGTGGAGTTACTTTAACTCTTAATTCGATCATTTTTTTGTCCGTATTAGGTCCAGATGCCGTATTAAGGTCAAATTTCCCTGCTCTTACGGCTGTCAGTTATATAAATATCGCTGATTTTATTGAAAGACTGGATTCGTTCATTCTTGTTTTAATGATCATTTTAGGCTTCATTAAGATTTCGATCTTTTTCTTTTGTGCCATTATTGGCGCAGCGGACTTATTTCAAATGAAATCTTCCCCTGTATTCATTTACCTGGTTGGCGGTGTTATTTTCTTCTCTTCGCTTATGATTGCACCTAGCTATCAGGCTCATATAGATGAAGGGCTAACAGTCGTCCCTTACCTTTTGCACCTACCTTTACTTATTGGAATCCCCATTCTATTATTGGTTACCGCATATATAAAACAAAAAATGAAACCAGCAGTTTCATGA
- a CDS encoding PCYCGC motif-containing (lipo)protein encodes MKFKLMTITLGICSSLVLSGCSSEEESVVHNESSHEGHSEHTVSGDLQEETSSKEIAPDFLAEKPEDMKTIYLAVAQNKDLLEKIPCYCGCGESANHKNNYDCFIHENKKNGEVVWDDHGTRCGVCLEIAAQSILDLNDGMSIKDIRNKVDEKYKSGYAKPTPTPEV; translated from the coding sequence ATGAAGTTCAAATTAATGACCATCACCTTGGGTATCTGTTCTTCATTAGTACTTTCAGGTTGTTCAAGTGAAGAGGAAAGTGTTGTTCATAATGAAAGCAGTCATGAAGGACATTCAGAACATACAGTATCAGGAGATCTTCAGGAGGAGACCAGCAGTAAGGAAATAGCACCGGATTTCTTAGCCGAAAAACCAGAAGATATGAAGACAATCTATTTAGCTGTTGCTCAAAATAAAGATTTACTAGAAAAAATACCTTGTTACTGCGGTTGCGGGGAGTCAGCTAACCATAAAAACAATTACGATTGTTTCATCCATGAAAATAAAAAAAATGGTGAAGTGGTTTGGGATGACCACGGGACGAGATGTGGAGTTTGCTTAGAAATAGCTGCACAATCCATACTGGACTTGAATGATGGTATGAGCATCAAAGATATCCGGAATAAAGTCGATGAAAAATATAAAAGTGGATATGCCAAACCAACCCCAACCCCTGAAGTGTAA
- the uvsE gene encoding UV DNA damage repair endonuclease UvsE yields the protein MTLIRLGYVAMSNHVPNCSPSQTMTFAQFSKIKDRDAAIRKLERISISNLHNCWRLLIHNEANNIQFFRLSSKLIPLANHPEIPEWDYIEPISEELAKLKTFITNHPKIRIDFHPDHFVILNSTNIDILKTSLKTLRMHYTLLKKIGLDPEHRCVLHVGGGYGEHVQALEQFIDNWGLIPESIQRMVILENDDTTYTLSETLYLCEKMGIPMVFDYHHYLAHQLPGEDWTDHWDRILNTWRNSKLPPKMHISSPRSDKEFRAHADFVDTGMFMEFLQRIKGTLPQLDCMIEAKQKDGALFQLMDQLKSYKEIEIIDNASFYIH from the coding sequence TTGACATTAATCCGCCTTGGTTATGTAGCCATGAGTAATCATGTGCCGAACTGTTCACCATCCCAAACTATGACTTTTGCTCAGTTTTCGAAAATTAAGGACAGAGATGCTGCGATAAGGAAGCTTGAACGCATTTCAATTTCCAATCTTCATAATTGTTGGCGTTTACTGATCCATAACGAAGCTAATAATATTCAGTTCTTTAGGCTTTCTTCTAAACTTATCCCTTTAGCCAATCATCCGGAAATTCCAGAATGGGATTACATAGAACCTATTTCAGAAGAACTAGCTAAATTAAAAACATTCATTACAAATCACCCAAAAATAAGGATAGATTTTCACCCAGATCATTTTGTCATCTTGAATAGTACAAATATCGATATTCTGAAGACATCATTAAAAACATTAAGGATGCATTATACTTTATTGAAAAAAATAGGGTTGGATCCCGAGCATCGCTGTGTACTGCATGTTGGCGGGGGGTATGGCGAACATGTACAGGCATTAGAGCAATTTATTGATAATTGGGGTTTGATTCCGGAATCAATTCAAAGAATGGTCATTCTTGAAAATGATGATACTACCTATACTTTGTCGGAAACCCTTTATTTATGTGAGAAAATGGGGATTCCCATGGTTTTTGATTATCACCATTACCTCGCACATCAGTTACCTGGCGAAGATTGGACAGACCATTGGGATCGAATATTAAATACCTGGAGGAATTCCAAACTACCTCCTAAAATGCATATCTCAAGTCCAAGGTCCGATAAAGAATTTCGAGCACACGCTGACTTTGTGGATACTGGTATGTTCATGGAGTTTTTACAAAGGATAAAAGGGACCTTACCACAATTGGATTGCATGATTGAAGCTAAACAAAAAGATGGAGCACTTTTCCAGTTGATGGATCAGCTGAAAAGTTACAAAGAGATAGAGATCATTGATAATGCAAGTTTTTATATTCATTAA
- a CDS encoding SDR family oxidoreductase, which translates to MESIISNKWTVKGKYVVITGATSGIGLATAKELAIRGANLGLVARNQTKATEVVNRIKTLTGNSTTVDVFLADMASQQSIRQVAAEILARCPKVDVLINNAGALFETRQLTVDGLEMTWAVNHLAPYLLTTLLLDRLKESEQARVITTASHGHKMAKKGIDFDELSAEHLYSFPKKFIGGPTFRYAETKLANILFTAELAGRLERTGVTAHCFDPGLVSTNFNQNNGLLARLTMSVMKIFSRSPEKGAETLVWLADSDEITSHNGRYYTDMQITIPSVPAQNMDAAKRLWEVSKEQIQCSDTIDKE; encoded by the coding sequence ATGGAGAGTATAATTTCGAATAAGTGGACAGTGAAAGGCAAGTACGTCGTGATTACCGGTGCAACTAGCGGCATTGGGCTGGCCACAGCCAAAGAACTCGCAATTCGAGGCGCAAACCTGGGACTCGTCGCACGTAATCAGACCAAAGCGACTGAAGTAGTGAATCGAATTAAGACATTAACCGGAAATAGCACCACAGTGGATGTGTTCCTAGCAGACATGGCTTCTCAGCAGTCCATACGTCAGGTTGCTGCTGAAATTCTGGCTAGGTGCCCGAAAGTGGATGTCTTAATCAACAATGCCGGCGCCTTGTTCGAAACTCGACAACTAACTGTCGACGGCTTGGAGATGACCTGGGCGGTTAATCATCTAGCACCCTACCTGCTTACGACACTGCTCCTTGATCGGTTAAAGGAAAGTGAGCAAGCCCGAGTAATCACAACCGCATCCCACGGTCACAAGATGGCCAAGAAAGGGATTGATTTTGACGAACTCAGCGCCGAGCATCTCTATAGCTTCCCCAAAAAATTCATTGGCGGCCCTACATTTCGCTATGCGGAAACAAAGCTCGCCAACATCTTATTCACCGCTGAATTGGCGGGGCGACTGGAGAGAACGGGAGTCACAGCTCATTGCTTCGATCCTGGGCTAGTTTCCACGAACTTTAACCAGAACAACGGACTATTGGCCCGGTTGACCATGTCCGTGATGAAGATATTCTCCCGAAGCCCTGAGAAAGGTGCCGAAACTTTGGTATGGTTGGCGGACTCAGACGAAATTACCAGTCACAATGGCCGCTACTACACCGACATGCAAATTACAATCCCATCTGTACCCGCTCAAAACATGGACGCTGCAAAGCGTTTATGGGAAGTAAGCAAGGAACAGATCCAGTGCTCGGACACGATTGATAAAGAGTAG
- a CDS encoding solute carrier family 23 protein has translation MYKSTFLLTGLFSIICAALGLIPYGPYTSSIGFSVSTKIFDRVALIIRGALFTLLGFVPALGALFSTIPVRKGGAVLFMAYIQLFGTAA, from the coding sequence ATGTATAAAAGTACGTTTCTCTTAACAGGATTGTTTTCAATTATATGTGCTGCACTTGGTTTAATCCCATATGGACCGTATACTTCGTCTATTGGTTTTTCAGTAAGTACAAAAATATTTGATCGAGTAGCTTTAATTATCAGAGGAGCGCTTTTCACTTTACTTGGATTTGTGCCTGCGTTAGGAGCCTTATTTTCGACAATTCCTGTTAGGAAAGGGGGTGCTGTCTTATTTATGGCCTATATACAATTATTCGGAACCGCTGCATAA
- a CDS encoding site-specific integrase encodes MQATSQRIKNVQPIRRLDHIEKMKKSLLKYCSYRDYMMFSIGINIGLRIGDLLQLRVKDILEGTHIVIVEQKTDKIKRFLVNPQLRKEVRKYVRKSNLKNEQYLFPSRKGNGPITRVQAYRVLNKAAEMADIPDVGTHTLRKTFGYLHYQKFKDIALLQQILNHSNPKDTMIYIGLTQDLMDETLMDFYY; translated from the coding sequence ATGCAAGCAACCTCTCAAAGAATAAAGAATGTCCAGCCGATACGCCGGTTGGATCACATAGAAAAGATGAAAAAGTCACTATTAAAATATTGCAGCTACAGGGATTATATGATGTTTTCAATCGGGATAAACATCGGGTTACGTATAGGGGATCTTTTACAATTAAGAGTGAAAGATATTCTTGAGGGTACACATATAGTCATTGTGGAGCAAAAAACAGATAAAATTAAGCGGTTCCTTGTCAATCCTCAACTTCGTAAGGAAGTAAGGAAATATGTCCGGAAATCGAACCTGAAAAATGAACAGTATTTATTTCCAAGTCGAAAAGGTAATGGTCCAATCACTAGGGTACAGGCCTATCGGGTCCTGAACAAGGCAGCTGAAATGGCAGACATTCCGGATGTCGGTACACATACCCTTCGAAAAACCTTCGGCTATTTGCATTACCAAAAATTCAAGGATATAGCTTTACTGCAACAAATCCTTAATCATTCCAATCCAAAAGATACGATGATTTACATAGGACTCACACAGGATTTAATGGACGAAACTCTAATGGATTTCTATTATTAA
- a CDS encoding diphthine--ammonia ligase: protein MTEVIDWKNSARGHKFIASFSGGKDSVLALYKAMKIGDAVGLIVMLEEEGKRSRSHGLPPELIHAQAESIGLPVYTAAASWTDYEKVFMRLLENAKDQGAEVLVTGDLDMPAHGCWHDKVTKNAGLKLGMPLWEMNHREAVEEFMNLGFVTIIVTVNLSLGMREEDLGRTLTHEYVKELEARGIDPCGEGGEFHTTVIDGPIFKQPIPVRKCEIIKDEEYAFLPLELDQVEDMGSF from the coding sequence GATAGTGTCTTAGCCTTATATAAAGCAATGAAGATTGGAGATGCGGTAGGACTGATCGTCATGCTGGAAGAAGAAGGAAAACGCTCCAGATCCCATGGACTGCCTCCGGAACTCATACATGCCCAAGCTGAATCTATAGGTTTGCCTGTTTATACTGCAGCTGCCAGTTGGACTGATTATGAAAAAGTATTTATGCGCCTTTTAGAAAATGCTAAAGATCAAGGAGCTGAAGTGTTAGTAACTGGTGACTTGGATATGCCTGCCCATGGCTGTTGGCATGATAAGGTTACGAAGAATGCTGGATTGAAGCTTGGGATGCCTTTATGGGAAATGAACCATCGTGAAGCTGTCGAAGAGTTCATGAATCTAGGATTTGTAACGATCATTGTAACCGTTAATTTATCATTGGGAATGCGAGAGGAAGATTTAGGGCGAACGTTAACCCATGAATACGTGAAGGAACTTGAAGCTCGCGGCATTGACCCCTGCGGAGAAGGTGGAGAGTTTCACACCACAGTAATAGATGGGCCTATTTTTAAACAACCGATTCCCGTTCGTAAATGTGAGATTATCAAGGACGAGGAATATGCTTTTTTACCTTTGGAGCTAGATCAGGTGGAGGATATGGGTTCCTTTTAA